In Flavobacterium sp. WV_118_3, one DNA window encodes the following:
- a CDS encoding RNA methyltransferase — translation MRKLANSELERKNISEFKEANKTPIIIVLDDIRSLHNIGSVFRTADAFLIEKIYLCGITATPPNKEIHKTALGATDTVAWEYAKDVLEVIGNLKKEKVSVFAIEQVEHSVFLQDFIPEAGIKYALVFGNEVKGVAQQAIDAADGTIEIPQLGTKHSLNISVSAGIVVWDLFRKMQFGA, via the coding sequence ATGAGAAAACTAGCGAATAGCGAATTAGAGCGAAAAAATATATCCGAATTCAAGGAAGCCAATAAAACACCGATTATTATTGTATTGGATGATATCCGGAGTTTACACAATATCGGATCGGTTTTTAGAACGGCGGATGCCTTCCTGATTGAAAAGATTTATCTGTGCGGGATTACGGCGACGCCTCCGAATAAGGAAATTCACAAGACGGCTTTAGGGGCGACCGATACGGTAGCCTGGGAATATGCAAAAGATGTATTGGAAGTGATCGGAAATCTGAAAAAGGAAAAGGTGTCGGTTTTTGCCATCGAACAGGTGGAACATTCGGTATTCTTACAGGATTTTATTCCGGAAGCGGGTATCAAATACGCACTGGTTTTTGGAAATGAGGTAAAAGGTGTCGCGCAACAGGCCATTGATGCGGCCGACGGAACAATCGAAATCCCGCAATTGGGAACCAAACATTCGTTAAATATTTCGGTTAGCGCCGGAATTGTGGTTTGGGATTTGTTCCGAAAAATGCAGTTCGGAGCTTAG